Proteins from one Burkholderia oklahomensis C6786 genomic window:
- the ureG gene encoding urease accessory protein UreG, with product MNAPLTAAARRTKKLPPLRVGIGGPVGSGKTTLLEMLCKGMRDRYDLVAITNDIYTKEDQRLLTIAGALPEERIMGVETGGCPHTAIREDASINLEAVDRMLSRFPDADIVFIESGGDNLAATFSPELSDLTIYVIDVAGGEKIPRKGGPGITKSDLLVINKTDLAPLVGANLDVMASDTKKMRGERPYVMCNLKALDGVADVIAFIEKKGLLTV from the coding sequence ATGAACGCACCTCTCACCGCGGCGGCCCGCCGCACGAAGAAGCTCCCGCCGCTGCGCGTCGGCATCGGCGGCCCCGTCGGCTCCGGCAAGACGACGCTCCTCGAAATGCTCTGCAAGGGCATGCGCGACCGCTACGACCTCGTCGCGATCACGAACGACATCTATACGAAGGAGGATCAGCGCCTCCTGACGATCGCGGGCGCGCTGCCCGAGGAACGGATCATGGGCGTCGAGACGGGCGGCTGCCCGCACACGGCGATCCGCGAGGACGCGTCGATCAATCTCGAGGCGGTCGACCGGATGCTCTCGCGCTTCCCGGATGCGGACATCGTCTTCATCGAATCGGGCGGCGACAATCTCGCCGCAACGTTCAGCCCCGAACTGTCGGACCTGACGATCTACGTGATCGACGTCGCGGGCGGCGAGAAGATTCCGCGCAAGGGCGGCCCGGGGATCACGAAATCGGACCTGCTCGTGATCAACAAGACCGATCTCGCGCCGCTCGTCGGCGCGAACCTCGACGTGATGGCGTCCGACACGAAGAAGATGCGCGGCGAGCGCCCGTACGTGATGTGCAATCTGAAGGCGCTCGACGGCGTCGCCGACGTG
- a CDS encoding urease accessory protein UreF codes for MDTAELVALLHLASPALPIGAFSYSQGLEAALDAPLIRDADGARDWIASGLTDVLAHGELPFLAHQLARWHAHDAAALADANEEFVASRESSELRRETEQMGWSLAQLCASLEWGDAARRATLASISPIALPTAFAFAAAAHGATPDATLAAYAFGWVENQTAAAIKAVPLGQLAGQKIIVALREPIRAAVRRALATPPDAINTFAPQLGILSARHESQYSRLFRS; via the coding sequence ATGGACACCGCTGAACTCGTCGCGCTCCTGCATCTCGCGTCGCCGGCGCTGCCGATCGGCGCGTTCAGTTATTCGCAGGGACTCGAGGCCGCGCTCGACGCACCGCTGATCCGCGACGCCGACGGCGCCCGCGACTGGATCGCGAGCGGCCTGACCGACGTGCTCGCACACGGCGAGCTGCCGTTCCTCGCGCATCAGCTCGCGCGCTGGCATGCGCACGACGCGGCCGCGCTCGCCGACGCGAACGAAGAGTTCGTCGCGAGCCGCGAATCGTCCGAACTGCGCCGCGAGACCGAGCAGATGGGCTGGTCGCTCGCGCAGTTATGCGCGTCGCTCGAATGGGGCGACGCCGCGCGCCGCGCGACGCTCGCATCGATCTCGCCGATCGCGCTGCCAACCGCATTCGCATTCGCCGCCGCCGCGCACGGCGCGACGCCCGATGCGACGCTCGCCGCGTATGCGTTCGGCTGGGTCGAAAACCAGACGGCCGCCGCGATCAAGGCGGTGCCGCTCGGCCAGCTGGCCGGCCAGAAGATCATCGTCGCGCTGCGCGAGCCGATCCGCGCCGCGGTGCGCCGCGCGCTCGCGACGCCGCCCGACGCGATCAACACGTTCGCGCCGCAGCTCGGCATCCTGTCCGCGCGGCACGAATCGCAGTATTCGCGCCTGTTCCGCTCGTAA
- the ureE gene encoding urease accessory protein UreE produces MRTIDKRIAPNVKLAAPLVARAPTLTLAYDARCRSRLAATLDTGEEIALVLPRGTVLADGDVLVADDGALVRVAAAAEAVLLVRAPDALTLTRAAYHLGNRHTPVEVGTDYLKLEYDPVLADMLTRLGAAIERANAPFHPEAGAYGGGHRHGHDATFAEDYALAQQVFDEHHGHSHSHSHSHSHSHSHDHDHDHDHDHDHDHQHGPSCSHGHDHGHR; encoded by the coding sequence ATGCGCACGATCGATAAACGCATCGCCCCGAACGTGAAGCTCGCCGCGCCGCTCGTCGCGCGCGCGCCGACGCTCACGCTCGCCTACGACGCACGCTGCAGGAGCCGGCTCGCCGCGACGCTCGACACGGGCGAAGAAATTGCGCTCGTGCTGCCGCGCGGCACGGTGCTCGCCGACGGCGACGTGCTCGTCGCCGACGACGGCGCGCTCGTGCGCGTCGCCGCGGCTGCCGAAGCCGTGCTGCTCGTGCGCGCGCCCGACGCGCTCACGCTCACGCGCGCCGCATACCACCTCGGCAACCGGCATACGCCGGTCGAGGTCGGCACGGACTACCTGAAGCTCGAATACGATCCCGTGCTCGCCGACATGCTGACGCGGCTCGGCGCGGCGATCGAGCGCGCGAACGCGCCGTTCCATCCGGAGGCCGGCGCGTACGGCGGCGGACATCGGCACGGCCACGACGCGACGTTCGCCGAGGATTACGCGCTCGCGCAGCAGGTGTTCGACGAGCACCACGGCCACTCGCACTCGCACTCGCACTCGCACTCGCACTCGCACTCGCACGATCACGATCACGATCACGATCACGATCACGATCACGATCATCAGCATGGTCCGTCCTGCTCGCACGGTCATGACCATGGACACCGCTGA